GGCGGGGGGTTAAAAACCTGGTTTACCTGACGGTCTCTACCGGTATCGGGGGCGGTATTATTATAAATGATGAGCTTTATCTGGGGCAGAGCGGCTGTGCCGGTGAAATAGGGCATATGTGTCTGGATATAAACGGCACTGAAGATGTCTGCGGCAATGTGGGCTGTCTGGAAACGCTGGCTTCGGGTACGGCTATTGTCCGCAGGGTTCAGGCCGAACTTGCCGGGGGTGAGTTTTCCCTGCTTTCAGAGCGGTTTAAGGCGGATTACTCCGCTTTGACGGCTGAGGATATCGGCCGGGCGGCTTCCGAAGGTGACAGGCTGTGCCAGGGGGTTATCCGCCGGGCAGGCGAATATTTGGGAATAGGTCTGGCCGGTATTGCCAATATATTTAACCCTGAGCTTATTATACTGGGGGGTGGGGTTTCCAAACTGGGGGAGATTTTTATTGAGCCTGCCCGCAAAATGCTTTTCAAACGGGCTTTCCGTCTGGCGGGGGATGATGTCCGGCTGGTTGCTTCGTTTCTGGGGGATAATGCCGGGGTGACCGGGGCGGCACTTTATGCCTACGGCTGCCTGGGGGGCGGGGGTAAACCTTCTCAGGGCTGAACGGGTGTTATATATAATATAGAAGACCCCCTGTCTCTTTATTAAAATTGACAGTATAACGGGCTTAAACTAAAATCGTATTTATCTTATCTATCTTGAAATGGCAGGTGCGGCTTTGTTTAGCAGTGATGAATTACGCGAAAATTATCTGAAATTTTTTGAGGAGAAGGGGCATAAAAGGATTGCCAGCTCTTCCCTGATACCCCACAATGACCCCACCCTTCTTTTAACTACCGCCGGCATGGTGCAGTTTAAACCCTATTATCTGGGGGTGGCCAAGCCGGAAAACTCGCGTATGACTTCCTGCCAGAAGTGTTTCCGCACTACCGATATTGAATCCGTGGGGGATGCCAGCCACCTGACCATGTTTGAAATGCTGGGCAATTTCAGTATCGGCAATTACTTTAAAAAAGAGGCTATTGCCTGGGCCTGGGAATATGTGACCCAAAGGCTTAATATACCTGCCGAAAAACTCTGGGTGACAGTTTATCTGGATGATGACGAGGCTATTGCCCTCTGGAAGGAACAGGGAGTACCCGAAGGGCGGATAGTCCGGCTGGGTGCGGCTGATAACTTCTGGGGTCCGGCCGGGGATTCAGGCCCCTGCGGCCCGTGCAGTGAAATCCACTATGATTTCGGGCAGGAAATGGGCTGCGGCAAGGCTGATTGCAATCCCTCCTGCAAGTGCGGCCGTTTTTGTGAAATATGGAATCTGGTATTTGTCCAGTTTAATCAGGATAAAAGCGGCAAACGCCAGAATCTGCCTGCCCCCAGCATTGACACCGGGATGGGGTTGGAACGCTTGACTATCCTGATGCAGTTCAGGAAAAACGTATATGAAACCGATATATTTGCCCCCGTTATAGAAAAAGCCTGCCAGCTTTCGGGCAGGCAGTACGGGATTGATGCCGAAACTGATAAGGCTTTGCGGATAGTATCCGAACACAGCCGGGGCATTACTTTTCTGATTGCAGACGGGGTTATCCCGGATAAGGCGGGGCGGGGGTATGTGCTTCGCCGCCTGCTTCGGCGGGCAGTCCTTTTCGGGCGCAGGCTGGGCCTGGAGAAACCCTTTCTGGTGGACATGGCCGGGGCTGTTATTGCCCGCATGAGCGGCATTTACCCCGAACTTAACAAACGCCAGGCATATGTGCTGGAGATGATAGCCAGTGAGGAAGCCCGTTTTTCGGAGACGCTGGCTACCGGGCTTGAGCTTCTGGAAGAAATAGTCCGCCAGACCAAGGGCGGGCAGATTTCCGGGCAGGATGCCTTTAAACTATATGACACTTACGGTTTCCCGGTGGAGATGACCACCGAAATAGCCGCTGAAAGGGGCTTAAGTGTAGACCTTGGCGGGTTTGAAGCCGAAATGGAAGTCCAGCGTACCAAAGCCCGTTCCAGCCGCAAGTTCAGTTTTGATGCGGCGGCTACTGCCGAGGCAGTCAAGAATATGCGCCATGGGGAAAAGACCTGTTTTGTGGGTTACGAACTTACCCGCCAGAAATCAACTATTATGGATATCCTGACCGAAGGCGGCAGTGTGGACAGCATAGAAGAGGGTGATGAGGCCAGTATAGTGCTGGATGAAAGCCCTTTTTATGCCGAGATGGGCGGACAGGTGGGTGATACCGGTGAGATTATAACCGGCGGCGGGCGTTTTGAAGTTAAAAATACCCTTCACCTGCCTAACGGGGTTTTTCTGCATCAGGGGCGGGTAATAAGCGGCTGCCTGAAAATAGCTGAAACCGCCGCTGCCCATATTGACGAAGAACGCAGGCGGGATATTGCCCGTAATCATACCGCCACCCATATACTCCAGACAGCCCTCAGACAGGTGCTGGGTGAGCAGGTTCAGCAAAGGGGTTCGGTAGTTACGCCTGAGCGCCTCCGCTTTGATTTTTCCCATTTGAAACCCATGACCAAAGATGAAATCCGCCGGGCAGAGGAATTTGTAAATGACAAAATCCGCCGCAACCTGCCGGTTTATGCCGAGGAAATGCCCTACCGCCATGCCCTGGAAGAGGGGGTAACCGCCCTTTTCGGGGAAAAATACGGTGACAGGGTGCGGGTGCTTAGGGTGGGGCGTCCGGCTGTTTCAGCCGAACTCTGCGGCGGTACCCATGTGAGTGCCAGCGGCGAAATAAGCCTGTTTAAAATAGTCAGTGAAAGCAGTGTGGGGGCAGGCCTTCGGCGGATTGAAGCCGTAACCGGGCGTGAGGCCGAGGCTTATATTAACCTTCAGCAGGACAGTTTATCCGAGCTTTCGGGTATGCTGGAAGCTGCGCCTGAGGAATCTCCCCGTAAACTGGCTGAACTTAAAGAAGAGATAGATACGCTTAAGAAAACAGTCCAGAATCTGGAACGCCAGATGTCCCGCGGAGAGGCGGAAGAGCTGCTTTCCAAAGCTGAAGATTATAAAGGGATTAAACTGCTGGTCAGCCGCATGACTTCGGTCAATGCGGATACCCTGCATGAAACGGCTGATTTCCTGCGGGACAAGCTGGGCAGCGGGATAATAGTGCTGGGTACGGTTAGCGAGGACAAGCCCTTTTTCCTGTGCATGGTAACGCCGGACCTTATTGAGAAAGGTTATCATGCCGGCAATATAGTCAAAAAACTTTCCCAGATAGCCGGCGGCGGCGGCGGCGGCAAGCCGAATATGGCTCAGGGCGGCGGGCGTGACAAAGCCAAACTGGACGAAGCCCTGCAGGCTGTAAAGGGAATGCTATAAAGAACTGCTGCGGAGGGCTAAAATAGGCCGTATACTGGCTCTGGACGTGGGTGACAAGTGGATAGGGGTGGCTTTGAGCGACCCCTTGCGGATACTGGCTTCGCCTTTGGTTATCCTCCGGCGTGACGATGATGCAAAAACAGTGGAAAACATTGAAGCTTTAGTCAAAACCCACCAGCCGGATTTGCTTGTTATCGGCTTGCCGGTATCTCTGAACGGGACTATCGGGCCTCAGGCGGAAAAGGTAAAAGCCTTCAGCGGGCTGCTCTCACAGAGTTTAAATACCGAAATTATTTTCCGGGATGAACGCTTTTCCACAGACGAAGCCCGCCGCAAAATGAATGACAGCGGCAAAAACAATAAAACTGTCCGGGATGATGCGGCCGCGGCCGCAGTTATTTTGCAGGATTATCTGGACGAGACTAATCCGCCCTGCTTCCAGCCTTAAATATTCAAGGAGCATACACTTTTGGATAAATCCTTTATATTAAATAAAACCAGTCCCCGCAGTTCTGCCCGCCGCGGCCAGCTGCTCACAGCCCATGGCCAGGTGGAGACGCCTGTGTTCTGCCCGGTAGGCAGCCAGGCCACTGTAAAAACCCTTACCCCCGAAGACCTGAAATCTGTAAACGTAAATATGATACTCTCTAATACCTATCACCTGTATCTCCGCCCCGGCATACCCGTGGTTAAAGAGATGGGGGGACTGCATAAATTTATGAACTGGGACGGGGTTATCCTGACTGACAGCGGTGGCTATCAGATATTTTCACTGGCCAATCTGCGAAAGCTGGATGAGGGCGGGGTCAGTTTCCGTTCCCATATAGACGGCAGCACCCGTTACATTACCCCCGAAGATGCGGTCAGCTTCCAGCAGGATTTGGGTTCGGATATTGCCATGGTGCTGGACGAATGTCCCCATTCCGAAGCCTCCGAGAATGAGGTTTTGGC
This sequence is a window from Dehalococcoides mccartyi 195. Protein-coding genes within it:
- the alaS gene encoding alanine--tRNA ligase, translating into MFSSDELRENYLKFFEEKGHKRIASSSLIPHNDPTLLLTTAGMVQFKPYYLGVAKPENSRMTSCQKCFRTTDIESVGDASHLTMFEMLGNFSIGNYFKKEAIAWAWEYVTQRLNIPAEKLWVTVYLDDDEAIALWKEQGVPEGRIVRLGAADNFWGPAGDSGPCGPCSEIHYDFGQEMGCGKADCNPSCKCGRFCEIWNLVFVQFNQDKSGKRQNLPAPSIDTGMGLERLTILMQFRKNVYETDIFAPVIEKACQLSGRQYGIDAETDKALRIVSEHSRGITFLIADGVIPDKAGRGYVLRRLLRRAVLFGRRLGLEKPFLVDMAGAVIARMSGIYPELNKRQAYVLEMIASEEARFSETLATGLELLEEIVRQTKGGQISGQDAFKLYDTYGFPVEMTTEIAAERGLSVDLGGFEAEMEVQRTKARSSRKFSFDAAATAEAVKNMRHGEKTCFVGYELTRQKSTIMDILTEGGSVDSIEEGDEASIVLDESPFYAEMGGQVGDTGEIITGGGRFEVKNTLHLPNGVFLHQGRVISGCLKIAETAAAHIDEERRRDIARNHTATHILQTALRQVLGEQVQQRGSVVTPERLRFDFSHLKPMTKDEIRRAEEFVNDKIRRNLPVYAEEMPYRHALEEGVTALFGEKYGDRVRVLRVGRPAVSAELCGGTHVSASGEISLFKIVSESSVGAGLRRIEAVTGREAEAYINLQQDSLSELSGMLEAAPEESPRKLAELKEEIDTLKKTVQNLERQMSRGEAEELLSKAEDYKGIKLLVSRMTSVNADTLHETADFLRDKLGSGIIVLGTVSEDKPFFLCMVTPDLIEKGYHAGNIVKKLSQIAGGGGGGKPNMAQGGGRDKAKLDEALQAVKGML
- a CDS encoding ROK family protein; protein product: MNRSNLEAILKPCLCLDIGGSKIRSAVVTHDGRVVAWEQEPTCARNGAEGVFENICRVLERLLERNNLCISQFEALSAAVAGGIDMPNGLVTQSPHLPVWRDVPLRDMLAERYLKTFLINDASAAALAEHKLGAGRGVKNLVYLTVSTGIGGGIIINDELYLGQSGCAGEIGHMCLDINGTEDVCGNVGCLETLASGTAIVRRVQAELAGGEFSLLSERFKADYSALTAEDIGRAASEGDRLCQGVIRRAGEYLGIGLAGIANIFNPELIILGGGVSKLGEIFIEPARKMLFKRAFRLAGDDVRLVASFLGDNAGVTGAALYAYGCLGGGGKPSQG
- the ruvX gene encoding Holliday junction resolvase RuvX codes for the protein MDVGDKWIGVALSDPLRILASPLVILRRDDDAKTVENIEALVKTHQPDLLVIGLPVSLNGTIGPQAEKVKAFSGLLSQSLNTEIIFRDERFSTDEARRKMNDSGKNNKTVRDDAAAAAVILQDYLDETNPPCFQP